Proteins found in one Amycolatopsis aidingensis genomic segment:
- a CDS encoding SIS domain-containing protein, with protein sequence MSRSFMEEEIASQPGCWRRAVELAGTAVALPRPGRRVAVVGCGTSRFIAESYAVLRESAGHGHTDAFAASEFPRGRSYDELVAITRSGTTTEVLRLLAEVRGRIPTTVITGVPTEVAGRADTVVDLSFADERSVVQTRFATSTLALLRAQLGERLDRAIAEARGVLETPIPGYLRTAGQFTFLGTGWTVGLANEAALKFREASLAWAESYPAWEYRHGPISISEPGRVTWMFGEPPAGLPADVRRAGGTFEASSLDPQAELVRAQLAAAALAGDRGLDPDRPRSLTRSVVLH encoded by the coding sequence ATGTCGCGGTCGTTCATGGAGGAGGAGATCGCCAGCCAGCCGGGGTGCTGGCGGCGGGCGGTCGAGCTCGCCGGCACGGCGGTCGCACTGCCGCGTCCCGGTCGCCGGGTGGCCGTGGTCGGCTGCGGCACCTCGCGGTTCATCGCCGAGTCCTACGCCGTGCTGCGTGAGTCGGCCGGTCACGGGCACACCGACGCCTTCGCGGCCTCGGAGTTCCCGCGTGGGCGCAGCTACGACGAGCTGGTGGCGATCACCCGTTCCGGCACCACCACCGAGGTGCTGCGGCTGCTGGCCGAGGTGCGGGGGCGGATCCCCACCACGGTGATCACCGGGGTGCCCACCGAGGTCGCCGGCCGGGCGGACACCGTGGTCGACCTGTCCTTCGCCGATGAACGCTCGGTGGTGCAGACCCGCTTCGCCACCAGCACCCTCGCGCTGCTGCGGGCCCAGCTCGGCGAGCGGCTGGACCGGGCCATCGCCGAGGCCCGCGGCGTGCTGGAGACGCCCATCCCGGGCTATCTCCGTACCGCGGGCCAGTTCACCTTCCTCGGGACAGGGTGGACGGTCGGGCTCGCCAACGAGGCCGCGCTGAAGTTCCGGGAGGCGTCCCTGGCCTGGGCGGAGTCCTACCCGGCATGGGAGTACCGGCACGGGCCGATCAGCATCAGCGAACCGGGACGGGTGACCTGGATGTTCGGCGAGCCGCCTGCCGGGCTGCCCGCCGATGTGCGCAGGGCGGGGGGCACCTTCGAGGCGAGTTCGCTGGATCCGCAGGCCGAGCTGGTGCGCGCGCAGCTGGCCGCCGCGGCGCTGGCCGGGGACCGCGGTCTCGATCCGGACCGGCCGCGCAGCCTCACCCGCTCGGTGGTGCTGCATTGA
- a CDS encoding ROK family protein produces the protein MTGSTRRAVVAVDVGGTEIKAALLDAHADVLATRRVPTRRGADGAATAEVVADQVAGLAGELRELGEAVEVAAVGVVVPGIVDEAAGVARYSANLGWREVPLRGLLQERIGLPVAFGHDVAAAGLAEWRLGAARGFRDIAMVPVGTGIAAALLLDGRPYRAGGLAGELGHVDIGHGLACPCGASGCLEVTASAAAVARRYTERSGTVVTGSAEVVRAARAGDQDAAAVLAEAVDGLGRGLRILVTLLAPEVIVLGGGLFGAREFVLDPLRGWLAGRLTFQRQPRLRVAELGAEAGCLGAGLLAWDTT, from the coding sequence ATGACGGGCTCCACGCGGCGTGCGGTCGTGGCAGTGGATGTGGGTGGCACCGAGATCAAGGCCGCCCTGCTGGACGCGCACGCCGATGTGCTGGCCACGCGCCGGGTGCCGACCCGGCGGGGTGCGGACGGGGCGGCCACCGCGGAGGTGGTCGCGGACCAGGTCGCCGGGTTGGCAGGTGAGCTGCGGGAGCTTGGCGAAGCCGTCGAGGTCGCCGCGGTCGGCGTGGTGGTACCGGGCATTGTGGACGAGGCGGCCGGTGTCGCCAGGTACTCGGCCAACCTCGGCTGGCGGGAGGTTCCGCTGCGCGGGCTGCTGCAGGAGCGGATCGGCCTTCCGGTTGCGTTCGGGCACGACGTCGCCGCCGCCGGGCTCGCCGAATGGCGCCTCGGCGCCGCGCGGGGATTCCGCGATATCGCGATGGTGCCGGTTGGCACCGGGATCGCCGCGGCCCTGCTGCTGGACGGCAGGCCGTACCGGGCAGGCGGGCTGGCCGGTGAACTCGGGCATGTCGATATCGGGCATGGTCTCGCCTGCCCCTGCGGGGCTTCCGGCTGCCTCGAGGTGACCGCCTCGGCCGCTGCGGTCGCCCGGCGCTACACCGAGCGCAGCGGGACCGTGGTGACCGGATCCGCCGAGGTGGTGCGGGCCGCGCGGGCGGGCGACCAGGACGCGGCCGCGGTGCTGGCGGAGGCGGTGGACGGCCTCGGCAGGGGACTGCGCATCCTGGTCACGCTGCTGGCGCCCGAGGTGATCGTGCTCGGCGGCGGGCTGTTCGGTGCCAGGGAGTTCGTGCTGGACCCGCTGCGCGGCTGGCTGGCAGGGCGGCTGACCTTCCAGCGGCAGCCCCGGCTGCGCGTCGCCGAGCTCGGCGCCGAGGCGGGCTGCCTCGGCGCCGGCCTGCTGGCCTGGGACACGACGTGA
- a CDS encoding 1-phosphofructokinase family hexose kinase, giving the protein MILTVTPNTALDVTYTLERLVPGTTHRVRQVRTRAGGKGMNVARVVRAAGGRACAVGTAGGAESALLLADLAAAGLRHELVPIAGGTRRTVTMLSTVDDKVTLLNEPGPELAAAEWAALTGTVRRLLPTAGVLVCAGSLPAGAGGYAELLALAGDIPTILDTSGAALTTALSARPAVVKPNAAELREVTGLADPVAAAHRLRAAGARAVVVSLGPDGLLAVTGRGTWRARPSVPLAGNPTGAGDAAVAGIALELAAGSPWPRVLRRAVALSAAAVLGPLAGDIDPEHYRREYDAVTVEEDHATGSDS; this is encoded by the coding sequence GTGATCCTCACCGTCACACCCAACACCGCGCTGGATGTCACCTACACCCTCGAACGCCTGGTGCCGGGGACCACCCATCGCGTTCGCCAGGTGCGCACCAGGGCGGGCGGCAAGGGGATGAACGTGGCGCGGGTGGTGCGGGCGGCCGGCGGGCGGGCCTGCGCGGTGGGCACGGCGGGCGGTGCCGAGTCCGCGCTGCTGCTTGCGGATCTCGCCGCCGCGGGGCTGCGGCACGAGCTGGTGCCGATCGCAGGCGGCACCAGGAGAACCGTCACCATGCTGTCCACTGTGGATGACAAGGTCACGCTGCTGAACGAGCCGGGGCCGGAGCTGGCGGCCGCCGAGTGGGCCGCGCTCACCGGCACGGTACGGCGGTTGCTGCCCACCGCGGGCGTGCTGGTCTGCGCTGGCAGCCTGCCCGCCGGGGCGGGCGGCTATGCCGAACTGCTCGCGCTCGCCGGCGACATCCCGACGATCCTCGACACCTCCGGCGCCGCGCTGACCACCGCCCTTTCCGCCCGGCCCGCGGTGGTCAAGCCGAACGCGGCCGAGCTGCGCGAGGTCACCGGGCTGGCCGATCCGGTCGCGGCCGCGCACCGGCTGCGCGCGGCGGGTGCCCGCGCCGTGGTCGTCTCGCTCGGACCGGACGGCCTGCTCGCGGTTACCGGGCGCGGGACCTGGCGGGCCCGCCCCTCGGTGCCACTGGCAGGCAACCCGACCGGAGCAGGGGACGCGGCCGTCGCGGGCATCGCGCTGGAGCTCGCCGCGGGTTCGCCATGGCCGCGGGTGCTGCGCCGGGCGGTGGCGCTGTCCGCGGCCGCCGTGCTCGGCCCGCTGGCCGGGGACATCGACCCCGAGCACTACCGGCGCGAGTACGACGCCGTGACCGTTGAGGAGGACCATGCCACTGGCAGCGACAGCTGA
- a CDS encoding class II fructose-bisphosphate aldolase, protein MPLAATAEIVGPAAARRAGCGAFNAIQLEQVHAIVAGAEAAGIPVVLQLSQNAVRYHGSLAPLCSAALAAARPAGVPVAVHLDHVDSPELVRAAVELGCGSVMFDASALSYQENVAETRKVVEYCHGAGVWVEAELGEVGGKDGVHAPGARTDPAEAAEFVAATGVDALAVAVGSSHAMLTRDAVLDLELITRLRAAVPVPLVLHGSSGVPEDSLRAAVRAGMTKINIGTQLNKEFTAGVRDRLEREPAAVDPRRYLGAGRDRVTAEVTRLLRMLGGGD, encoded by the coding sequence ATGCCACTGGCAGCGACAGCTGAGATCGTCGGTCCCGCCGCCGCCCGGCGCGCGGGATGCGGCGCGTTCAACGCGATCCAGCTCGAGCAGGTGCACGCGATCGTCGCGGGCGCCGAGGCGGCCGGGATCCCGGTCGTGCTCCAGCTCAGCCAGAACGCGGTGCGCTACCACGGTTCACTGGCCCCGCTCTGCTCGGCGGCACTGGCCGCGGCGCGCCCGGCCGGGGTACCGGTGGCCGTGCACCTCGATCACGTGGACTCGCCGGAGCTGGTGCGCGCGGCGGTGGAACTGGGGTGTGGCTCGGTGATGTTCGACGCCTCCGCCCTGTCCTACCAGGAGAACGTGGCGGAGACCAGGAAGGTGGTGGAGTACTGCCATGGTGCCGGGGTCTGGGTGGAGGCCGAGCTGGGCGAGGTCGGCGGCAAGGACGGGGTGCACGCGCCCGGCGCGCGCACGGACCCGGCCGAGGCGGCCGAGTTCGTGGCGGCCACCGGGGTGGACGCACTGGCCGTCGCGGTCGGCAGCTCGCACGCCATGCTCACCAGGGACGCCGTACTGGACCTCGAGCTGATCACCAGGCTGCGCGCCGCCGTGCCGGTTCCGTTGGTGCTACACGGTTCCTCCGGGGTGCCGGAGGATTCCCTGCGGGCGGCGGTACGGGCCGGGATGACCAAGATTAATATTGGTACCCAGCTGAACAAGGAGTTCACCGCGGGGGTACGGGACCGGCTGGAGCGCGAGCCCGCCGCGGTGGACCCGCGCCGCTACCTCGGCGCGGGCCGGGACCGGGTCACCGCCGAGGTCACCCGGCTGCTGCGGATGCTGGGTGGTGGGGACTGA
- a CDS encoding GGDEF domain-containing protein, whose product MNRGSPAEEDWAQSTVRFSPVSGNELRCESCGQPVSAPVTDRLTGLLDRRGWELRAPRVLAGACRARCPSSLLAVDLDRFRRVNECYGDATGDRILRSVADTLRMAARKGDLLARYLQRGGDEFLLLLPRTPVGEALVIAERIQAKIKSIGLTASIGMASCLAGQTCELRTLMADATAALRKCKQGGRDQIQVTSPFSRLLQEACENPASPDSGNPRAGGRHRADRDQYPGSGRQPRTARHGPWAILLGALLGMVLAIVLATISALRHDWPAEQIADYGTGTGTGTKVTSAPVTELPPRTRTPGGFSPHHPASAAAG is encoded by the coding sequence ATGAACCGGGGCTCGCCTGCGGAGGAAGACTGGGCACAGTCGACGGTCCGGTTCAGCCCGGTCTCCGGGAACGAGCTGCGCTGCGAGTCCTGTGGCCAGCCAGTGAGCGCCCCGGTGACCGACCGGCTGACCGGTCTGCTGGACCGCCGCGGGTGGGAGCTGCGAGCGCCACGAGTGCTCGCGGGCGCCTGCCGTGCGCGCTGCCCGAGTTCCCTGCTCGCGGTGGACCTCGACCGCTTCCGCCGGGTGAACGAGTGCTACGGGGACGCCACGGGCGACCGGATTCTGCGGTCGGTCGCGGATACCCTGCGGATGGCGGCGAGAAAGGGCGACCTGCTCGCCCGGTACCTGCAACGCGGCGGGGACGAATTCCTCCTGCTACTGCCGAGGACACCGGTCGGTGAGGCATTAGTCATCGCGGAGCGAATTCAAGCCAAGATCAAATCAATCGGCCTCACCGCCTCGATCGGAATGGCGAGCTGCCTTGCCGGGCAAACCTGTGAACTACGCACGCTCATGGCCGACGCGACCGCCGCGCTGCGCAAGTGCAAACAGGGCGGCCGGGATCAGATTCAGGTGACCAGCCCATTTTCGCGACTACTCCAAGAAGCGTGCGAGAATCCGGCCTCGCCAGACTCCGGCAACCCGCGCGCGGGCGGGCGCCACCGCGCGGATCGCGACCAGTACCCCGGCTCCGGGCGGCAGCCGAGGACGGCGCGGCACGGGCCGTGGGCGATCCTGCTGGGCGCGCTGCTCGGGATGGTCCTCGCGATCGTCCTCGCGACGATCTCCGCGCTGCGGCACGACTGGCCCGCCGAGCAGATCGCCGACTACGGCACCGGGACCGGGACCGGGACGAAGGTGACCTCCGCACCGGTCACCGAACTCCCGCCCCGGACCCGGACACCCGGTGGGTTCAGTCCCCACCACCCAGCATCCGCAGCAGCCGGGTGA
- a CDS encoding DeoR/GlpR family DNA-binding transcription regulator, whose amino-acid sequence MDRHERLGALLDMVGQRDKIDVDETAEELNVSPATIRRDLDHLAERQLLTRTRGGAVASNVAYDLPLRHKAARHAPEKQRICAAAVRLVERGMVVGLNGGTTATEVGRALATRPDLNDRGESPALVVVTNALNIANELAVRPNIKLVVTGGVARQHSFELTGPLATRILDEITLDLVFLGVDAIDPLRGAYAHHEGEASINRLMASRARQVVVVADSSKLGGHAFAQICPTTGVHMLITDTSAEPAMIEAFETEGVEVVTA is encoded by the coding sequence GTGGACCGGCACGAGCGACTGGGCGCACTGCTCGACATGGTCGGGCAGCGGGACAAGATCGACGTCGACGAGACCGCCGAGGAACTCAACGTCTCCCCCGCGACCATCCGGCGCGATCTCGACCACCTGGCCGAGCGCCAGCTGCTGACCCGCACCAGGGGCGGGGCCGTCGCCAGTAACGTCGCCTACGACCTGCCGCTGCGGCACAAGGCGGCCCGGCACGCCCCGGAGAAGCAGCGCATCTGCGCCGCGGCGGTGCGCCTGGTGGAGCGGGGCATGGTGGTCGGACTGAACGGCGGCACCACGGCGACCGAGGTCGGCAGGGCGCTGGCCACCCGGCCGGACCTGAACGACCGGGGCGAGTCACCCGCGCTGGTGGTGGTGACCAACGCGCTGAACATCGCCAACGAGCTCGCCGTGCGGCCGAACATCAAGCTGGTGGTGACCGGGGGCGTGGCCCGGCAGCACTCCTTCGAGCTCACCGGGCCGCTGGCCACCCGGATCCTGGACGAGATCACCCTGGACCTCGTCTTCCTCGGGGTGGACGCGATCGACCCGCTGCGCGGCGCCTACGCCCACCACGAGGGCGAGGCGAGCATCAACCGGCTGATGGCCTCCCGCGCCAGGCAGGTGGTGGTGGTCGCGGACAGCTCCAAGCTCGGCGGGCACGCCTTCGCCCAGATCTGCCCGACGACCGGGGTGCACATGCTGATCACGGACACCTCGGCGGAACCGGCCATGATCGAGGCTTTCGAAACCGAAGGGGTCGAGGTCGTCACGGCCTGA
- a CDS encoding Gfo/Idh/MocA family protein — protein sequence MAASEEGKEQGKEQAGQEPGAGTGTGVSRRAALRTGAIAGTTLAALGTGQLGAAAAGPRPPEVPGAEQHSWPPRRGRTMMGVPFEPRARVRVGIIGLGNRGAAMLPLFLAVPGMRVTAVCDVDPAKVARAAAVITGKGHPAPATFDQGEHAFERLCERDDVDFVYVATPWGWHVDMALAAMGAGKHAGVECPIATTVEDLWELVNTSEQTRRHCLQLENCCYGRNELRALRMAHDGMFGELLHGSGAYLHDLRELLFSETYYADQWRRDWHTRLDGDLYPTHGLGPVASYLDINRGDRLVRMTSMSTPALGLADYRAQHVPDGDPRWRERYVNGDVTMSLLQTEKGRVIHLVHGVSNPHPYSRLNHLAGTKGVFEDYPPRIYLEPDAGDHRWRDWDDYAEHDHWLWKDVGPGPGGHGGMDYLMLYRLGQTMRLGLPPDMDVYDAAAWNAPFALSVLSVRYGSLPMPFPDFTRGHWRTPHPGTDSEKP from the coding sequence ATGGCCGCCAGCGAAGAAGGCAAGGAACAAGGCAAGGAACAGGCCGGGCAGGAGCCGGGCGCGGGCACCGGAACCGGTGTCTCCCGGCGCGCCGCCCTGCGTACCGGGGCCATCGCCGGAACCACCCTCGCCGCGCTCGGTACCGGCCAGCTCGGCGCCGCGGCGGCAGGCCCACGGCCGCCCGAGGTGCCCGGCGCCGAGCAACACTCCTGGCCGCCGCGGCGTGGCCGCACGATGATGGGCGTACCGTTCGAGCCGAGGGCGCGGGTGCGGGTCGGCATCATCGGCCTCGGCAACCGGGGTGCGGCGATGCTGCCACTGTTCCTTGCCGTGCCAGGGATGCGGGTCACCGCGGTCTGTGATGTCGACCCGGCCAAGGTGGCCAGGGCCGCCGCGGTGATCACCGGCAAGGGTCATCCCGCCCCCGCGACCTTCGACCAGGGCGAGCACGCCTTCGAGCGGCTGTGTGAGCGGGACGACGTCGACTTCGTGTACGTGGCGACGCCATGGGGCTGGCATGTGGACATGGCGCTGGCCGCCATGGGCGCAGGCAAGCATGCCGGGGTGGAGTGCCCGATCGCCACCACGGTCGAGGACCTGTGGGAGCTGGTGAACACCTCCGAGCAGACCCGGCGGCACTGCCTGCAGCTGGAGAACTGCTGCTACGGCCGCAACGAACTGCGTGCGCTGCGGATGGCGCACGACGGGATGTTCGGCGAGTTGCTGCACGGCTCCGGTGCCTACCTGCACGACCTGCGCGAGCTGCTGTTCTCCGAGACCTACTACGCGGACCAGTGGCGCCGGGACTGGCACACCAGGCTGGACGGCGACCTGTACCCCACGCACGGGCTCGGGCCGGTCGCGTCCTATCTGGACATAAACCGCGGGGACCGGCTGGTGCGGATGACCTCGATGAGCACCCCAGCGCTCGGCCTCGCCGACTATCGCGCCCAGCATGTTCCCGATGGCGACCCGAGGTGGCGGGAACGCTACGTGAACGGCGACGTGACGATGAGCCTGCTGCAGACCGAGAAGGGGCGGGTCATCCACCTCGTGCACGGGGTGTCCAACCCGCATCCGTACAGCAGGCTCAACCACCTCGCCGGGACGAAGGGCGTCTTCGAGGACTACCCGCCGCGGATCTACCTCGAGCCGGACGCTGGCGACCACCGCTGGCGGGACTGGGACGACTACGCCGAGCACGACCACTGGCTGTGGAAGGATGTCGGCCCTGGACCGGGCGGGCACGGTGGGATGGACTACCTGATGCTGTACCGCCTCGGCCAGACCATGCGACTCGGCCTGCCTCCGGATATGGACGTCTACGACGCCGCCGCGTGGAACGCACCCTTCGCGCTGTCGGTACTGTCCGTGCGCTACGGCAGCCTGCCGATGCCCTTCCCGGACTTCACCAGGGGCCACTGGCGGACTCCGCATCCCGGAACCGACTCGGAGAAACCCTGA
- a CDS encoding ABC transporter substrate-binding protein: MRSAPARALTAGVAVVLAAAGCGTDTGAGLSENTLPGAAEYFETPCPEPGTQPEGERLRYWSMWTADEPQGRVLRHAIECFENKTGVTVDVQWLGRKVLTQNVAPALNTDEVPDLIDQDLSQMNAAIVAPGGTQSVQDVLGMKVGEGDKTVEDVLASYSYQLPQNTDADGERFLIPYELITNAWWYDRNTVQDFSPPQTIDEMFALFDKAKANGMAAVSQDGDIKFYNSYFFTQLAARFVGPGGLAEAAADRSGQAWKAEPGFLAAAKIVERLAKGGYFVEGWNASKFPQVQQRWADGESAYIYNGSWLPSEAREYLGKQGGGRELDFGSFQFPMPEGATHDIVEVLPIGFSVPAKARDAGTAKAFIAYVLHKDILQGIPTVSDNLAPRPDLKVPDDLADAKAALDDESKEHTLVMDGLDGLFGGTYVDNVFFPADDALLNGKLTAREFVDQLARESAEYWRSRG, from the coding sequence ATGAGATCAGCTCCTGCCAGGGCCCTGACCGCGGGCGTGGCCGTGGTGCTCGCGGCCGCGGGGTGCGGAACCGACACCGGCGCGGGCCTCAGCGAGAACACGCTGCCGGGCGCGGCCGAGTACTTCGAGACGCCCTGCCCCGAACCGGGCACGCAGCCGGAGGGGGAACGCCTGCGGTACTGGTCCATGTGGACCGCGGACGAGCCGCAGGGCAGGGTGCTGCGGCACGCCATCGAGTGCTTCGAGAACAAGACCGGTGTCACCGTGGACGTGCAGTGGCTGGGCCGCAAGGTGCTCACCCAGAACGTGGCACCCGCGCTGAACACCGACGAGGTTCCGGATCTCATCGACCAGGACCTCAGCCAGATGAACGCGGCGATCGTGGCCCCCGGCGGGACGCAGAGCGTGCAGGACGTGCTCGGGATGAAGGTCGGCGAGGGGGACAAGACCGTCGAGGACGTGCTGGCGTCGTACTCCTACCAGCTGCCGCAGAACACCGACGCCGATGGTGAGCGGTTCCTGATCCCGTACGAGCTGATCACCAACGCCTGGTGGTACGACCGCAACACCGTGCAAGACTTCTCGCCCCCGCAGACCATCGACGAGATGTTCGCGCTGTTCGACAAGGCCAAGGCCAACGGGATGGCCGCGGTCAGCCAGGACGGCGACATCAAGTTCTACAACTCCTACTTCTTCACCCAGCTGGCCGCGCGGTTCGTCGGGCCGGGCGGGCTGGCCGAGGCGGCGGCGGACCGCAGCGGGCAGGCGTGGAAGGCCGAGCCGGGTTTCCTCGCCGCGGCGAAGATCGTGGAACGACTGGCCAAGGGCGGGTACTTCGTCGAAGGCTGGAACGCCTCCAAGTTCCCGCAGGTGCAGCAGCGCTGGGCGGACGGCGAGTCCGCCTACATCTACAACGGCAGCTGGCTGCCCAGCGAGGCCAGGGAGTACCTCGGCAAGCAGGGCGGCGGCCGTGAGCTCGACTTCGGGTCGTTCCAGTTCCCGATGCCAGAGGGCGCCACCCACGACATCGTGGAGGTCCTGCCGATCGGCTTCTCGGTACCCGCAAAGGCACGGGACGCGGGCACCGCCAAGGCGTTCATCGCCTACGTGCTGCACAAGGACATCCTGCAGGGCATCCCTACGGTCAGCGACAACCTGGCCCCGCGGCCGGACCTGAAGGTGCCCGACGACCTCGCCGACGCGAAGGCGGCACTGGACGACGAGAGCAAGGAACACACCCTGGTAATGGACGGGCTGGACGGCCTTTTCGGCGGCACCTACGTGGACAACGTGTTCTTCCCTGCCGATGACGCGCTGCTGAACGGGAAGCTCACCGCGCGGGAGTTCGTCGACCAGCTGGCCAGGGAGTCGGCGGAGTACTGGAGGTCGAGGGGCTGA
- a CDS encoding carbohydrate ABC transporter permease: MARPAGRQGAHLAGKRRLFWPLLAPAMALYLIFLVVPTVITAVLSLTSWAGAGDTPEFTGLDQYRELLGSESFQHAFLNTLAYIVLGGVGTFVLAFLFTMVLRDMRGGRLVRAVLFFPNIVAPVALGMFLGFVFKYQPNKQGLANFLLEGVGLDAVQFLRPENVTYAVIGALIWASSGFYITILMAAVDRIPPYLYEDAELAGASPWQKFRNVTLPLTWDVVGVAGVLWTINAMKIFELVFVLAGPGTYSPPIEAWTLGIYVFDRSFGTRGTPAYGVACACAVLMIVLVSVFVVLLRRLMRRDAIQF, translated from the coding sequence ATGGCGCGTCCAGCCGGCAGGCAGGGCGCGCACCTGGCAGGCAAGCGGCGGCTGTTCTGGCCGCTGCTCGCCCCGGCCATGGCGCTGTACCTGATCTTCCTGGTCGTTCCGACGGTCATCACCGCGGTGCTGAGCCTCACCAGCTGGGCCGGTGCCGGGGACACCCCGGAGTTCACCGGCCTCGACCAGTACCGCGAGCTGCTCGGCAGCGAGTCCTTCCAGCACGCCTTCCTGAACACGCTGGCCTACATCGTGCTCGGCGGGGTCGGCACCTTCGTGCTGGCCTTCCTGTTCACCATGGTGCTGCGGGACATGCGTGGCGGCAGGCTGGTGCGCGCGGTGCTGTTCTTCCCGAACATCGTCGCGCCGGTGGCGCTGGGCATGTTCCTCGGCTTCGTGTTCAAGTACCAGCCGAACAAGCAGGGCCTCGCGAACTTCCTGCTGGAGGGCGTCGGCCTGGACGCGGTGCAGTTCCTGCGCCCGGAGAACGTGACCTACGCGGTGATCGGCGCGCTGATCTGGGCCAGCTCGGGTTTCTACATCACCATCCTGATGGCCGCGGTGGACCGGATCCCGCCCTATCTCTACGAGGACGCGGAGCTGGCTGGCGCCTCGCCATGGCAGAAGTTCCGCAACGTCACCCTGCCGTTGACCTGGGATGTGGTCGGGGTGGCAGGCGTGCTCTGGACGATCAACGCGATGAAGATCTTCGAGCTGGTGTTCGTGCTGGCCGGGCCGGGCACCTACTCGCCGCCGATCGAGGCCTGGACGCTGGGCATCTACGTGTTCGACCGCTCCTTCGGCACCCGCGGCACCCCGGCCTACGGGGTCGCCTGCGCCTGCGCGGTGCTGATGATCGTCCTGGTCTCCGTGTTCGTCGTGCTGCTGCGGCGGCTGATGCGCCGCGACGCGATCCAGTTCTAG
- a CDS encoding carbohydrate ABC transporter permease, which yields MSTTDTTRRPPRRPKPAPGSRRTSPVRVLGMAVVLLFTAFNLFVLYWLLASSFKTPVEIFTQPFQLPRQWFVVGKPLRNFIYAWSQAGFGSAFLTTVLLVAAAAVTVVLISAPAAYALTRLGFRGSNGMTNFIAVGMGVPFQTVIIPLFVGMSELGLTNNLFGLYLIYVALSLPFTVFLLTGFFRSLPDEMEEAAAIDGASPVRTFVSIMLPLASGGLITALILNTIGLWNETLLAIVFLQDNANFTLGRALFTFYGAASYQSEYGGLIAGITIVVLPMLLLYVVLARRIITGLTLGAGK from the coding sequence ATGTCTACAACGGACACGACGCGGCGGCCACCGCGCAGGCCGAAGCCCGCGCCGGGCTCGCGGCGCACCAGCCCGGTAAGGGTGCTCGGGATGGCCGTGGTGCTGCTGTTCACCGCGTTCAACCTGTTCGTGCTGTACTGGTTGCTGGCCTCCTCGTTCAAGACGCCGGTGGAGATCTTCACCCAGCCGTTCCAGCTGCCGCGGCAGTGGTTCGTGGTCGGCAAACCGTTGCGCAACTTCATCTACGCCTGGAGCCAGGCCGGTTTCGGTTCGGCCTTCCTCACCACCGTGCTGCTGGTGGCCGCCGCCGCGGTGACGGTGGTGCTGATCTCCGCACCGGCCGCCTACGCGCTCACCCGGCTCGGCTTCCGCGGCTCGAACGGGATGACCAACTTCATCGCGGTGGGCATGGGCGTCCCGTTCCAGACGGTGATCATCCCGCTGTTCGTCGGGATGTCCGAGCTCGGGCTGACCAACAACCTGTTCGGCCTTTATCTCATCTACGTCGCGCTGTCCCTGCCGTTCACGGTGTTCCTGCTGACCGGGTTCTTCCGTTCGCTGCCGGACGAGATGGAGGAGGCCGCCGCCATCGACGGTGCCTCCCCGGTGCGCACCTTCGTCTCGATCATGCTGCCGCTGGCCAGTGGTGGGCTGATCACCGCGCTCATCCTGAACACCATCGGGCTGTGGAACGAGACCCTGCTTGCGATCGTTTTCCTGCAGGACAACGCGAACTTCACGCTGGGGAGGGCACTGTTCACCTTCTACGGCGCCGCCAGCTACCAGTCCGAGTACGGCGGCCTGATCGCCGGCATCACCATCGTGGTGCTGCCGATGCTGCTGCTCTACGTCGTGCTGGCCAGAAGGATCATCACCGGCCTGACGCTCGGTGCGGGGAAGTAG